The Branchiostoma floridae strain S238N-H82 chromosome 8, Bfl_VNyyK, whole genome shotgun sequence genome has a segment encoding these proteins:
- the LOC118421780 gene encoding L-proline trans-4-hydroxylase-like, with translation MPTSEFPRNLSLPDYAFVKGNFDVTPDIKRDFDENGYVIIRGILDKQEIAKLRQALELEDGVKKNSYEIPDGSGRNVRLCIWRHPGNDVTAMIARMEKTAGFMGKFLGGEVYHYSSKLIQKEPHTGGQFNWHQDYGYWYKSGCLFPDMGSLYIAIDKTDRENGCMQVLSGSHKLGRIDHTFVGGQQGADLERVNHVRKLFDLVHLELDAGDACYFHCNLLHCSGQNNSARRRWAIITSYNRATNNPVPEESHPWPLYTPIQMVPDDALVKCENFTDLSGKAFVDPASDKTVKVDSNSLQK, from the exons ATGCCCACCTCAG AATTCCCACGGAACCTTTCCTTGCCAGACTACGCGTTCGTGAAGGGGAACTTCGACGTCACACCTGACATCAAACGAGACTTTGATGAGAATGGCTACGTCATCATCAG GGGTATTCTGGATAAACAGGAGATTGCGAAACTACGACAAGCGTTAGAGTTGGAGGATGGAGTGAAGAAAAATTCGTACGAGATTCCCGACGGGTCCGGGAGGAACGTTCGTCTCTGTATCTGGAGACACcccggaaatgacgtcacagcGATGATAGCCAGGATGGAGAAAACGGCGGGGTTCATGGGAAAG TTCCTGGGAGGAGAAGTGTACCATTACAGCAGCAAGTTGATTCAGAAGGAACCACACACAGGAGGACAATTCAACTGGCACCAGGACTATGG CTATTGGTACAAGAGTGGGTGCCTGTTCCCGGACATGGGATCCCTGTACATCGCCATCGATAAAACAGACAGGGAGAACGGTTGTATGCAG GTACTGTCCGGCTCGCACAAGCTGGGCCGTATTGACCACACGTTTGTGGGCGGGCAGCAGGGGGCGGACCTGGAGCGGGTCAACCACGTCAGGAAGCTGTTCGATCTGGTTCACCTGGAGCTGGATGCAG GTGACGCGTGTTACTTTCACTGCAACCTGCTGCACTGCAGCGGACAGAACAACTCCGCTAGGCGGCGCTGGGCCATCATCACATCTTACAACCGCGCCACTAACAACCCCGTACCTGAGGAGTCCCACCCCTGGCCGCTGTACACACCTATACAGATG GTACCAGACGACGCATTGGTGAAATGTGAAAACTTCACAGACCTGAGCGGCAAGGCGTTCGTCGACCCAGCCTCCGACAAAACTGTCAAAGTTGACTCCAACTCGCTCCAGAAGTAG